From Achromobacter spanius, a single genomic window includes:
- the ampH gene encoding D-alanyl-D-alanine-carboxypeptidase/endopeptidase AmpH — MLTSRLLPRIPVLALSAACVLGAAPAQAADLALQDAVSMAGMQLYLNGGAPGLIIAAVRGNDVVVQGYGETAPGSGVEPDGQSIFRIASVSKVFAGDVLASLAAQGKLKLTDPLSKYAPENAKVDANGRPITLLDLATHSAGLPRELPNPDAKPSDNPFAAFDRAYYWKWMGSHKPAYAPGTTTLYSNLGYGLLGDALAKAGGADYSTVLANEVFKPAGMTDATNVLTEAQKKRLMTGLDPFDKPDANAVAPDIMYASAGVYSTADDMVRWMRWHLDGARQARENALLAHTMWLPYDGLKSVVGTEVTDADGMGLGWVVTLPRNGTPLLLGKSGGIGGFMSYVVLSPNRDLGVFVVASRVNFGMFNNIHAQVRELAAELAR, encoded by the coding sequence ATGCTGACGTCCCGCCTTCTCCCGCGCATCCCCGTACTTGCCTTGAGCGCCGCCTGCGTGCTGGGTGCAGCCCCGGCCCAGGCCGCCGACCTGGCCTTGCAGGATGCCGTGTCCATGGCCGGCATGCAGCTGTATCTGAACGGCGGCGCGCCGGGCCTCATCATCGCGGCGGTCCGTGGCAACGACGTGGTGGTCCAGGGTTACGGCGAAACCGCGCCGGGCAGCGGCGTCGAACCCGACGGCCAGTCCATCTTCCGGATCGCGTCGGTGTCCAAGGTGTTCGCGGGCGACGTGCTGGCGTCGCTGGCGGCCCAGGGCAAGCTCAAGCTGACCGATCCCCTCTCCAAATACGCGCCCGAGAACGCCAAGGTCGACGCGAACGGCCGCCCGATCACGCTGCTGGACCTGGCGACGCATTCCGCCGGCCTGCCGCGCGAACTGCCCAACCCTGACGCCAAGCCCTCCGATAATCCCTTCGCCGCCTTCGATCGGGCCTACTACTGGAAGTGGATGGGCAGCCACAAGCCGGCCTATGCGCCGGGCACCACCACGCTGTACTCCAACCTGGGCTATGGCCTGCTGGGCGACGCGCTGGCCAAGGCGGGCGGCGCGGACTACTCGACCGTGCTTGCCAACGAGGTCTTCAAGCCCGCCGGCATGACCGACGCCACCAACGTGCTGACCGAGGCACAGAAAAAGCGCCTGATGACGGGCCTCGATCCCTTCGACAAGCCCGACGCCAACGCGGTCGCGCCCGACATCATGTACGCCAGCGCCGGCGTCTATTCCACGGCCGACGACATGGTGCGCTGGATGCGCTGGCATCTGGATGGCGCCAGACAGGCCCGCGAAAACGCCCTGCTGGCGCACACGATGTGGCTGCCGTATGACGGGCTCAAATCCGTTGTCGGCACCGAGGTCACGGACGCCGACGGCATGGGACTCGGCTGGGTGGTGACGCTGCCGCGCAACGGCACGCCGCTGCTGCTGGGCAAGAGCGGCGGCATTGGCGGCTTCATGTCGTACGTGGTGCTGTCGCCCAACCGCGACCTGGGCGTGTTCGTCGTCGCCAGCCGCGTGAATTTCGGGATGTTCAACAACATCCATGCGCAGGTGCGCGAACTGGCGGCTGAGCTGGCGCGGTGA
- a CDS encoding serine hydrolase, translated as MHSTTTRITATIVLALGGATSAWSQSVPITPADFPPADAVTIPAGSRERAVADLPGVIKDIMERSHVPGLAVAVVIDGKTVLTQGYGTREVGKQAPVDANTVFQIASISKSLSATVAAIQITQRKATWDDPASRHLPGLALSNAYVSEHATIGDFFAHRTGLPPTAGDDLEDLGFSRNDVIARLRLLPLTPFRTSYHYANFSTTIGAEAIARAAGRPWEQLADEQLFKPLGMASTSYRYADFESHANRALLHAYQNGRFVQAGKRNADAQAPAGGVSSTVVDLAQWLKLLLADGQHQGKPLAAPGALLPALSPQAFSAPAPDLKSRSGFYGYGFNVNTETGGRPAMGHSGAFLVGTGTTFRIVPSAGIGIVVLTNGAPVGAAEAVAATFTDTALYGKSTRDWYAAYNGAMKKLFEPQADLTGKPDPAKPAAPKTLSQYTGTFDNPYYGPARIEEAYGALTLVLGPKDMRFPVRHWDGDTFAFSPAGEAEMIASRASIVFKMDKGQAQGFDIKYYNDSGLGHWVRK; from the coding sequence ATGCACAGCACAACCACGCGCATCACCGCAACGATCGTTCTTGCCCTGGGCGGCGCCACGTCAGCCTGGTCGCAGTCCGTGCCGATCACCCCCGCCGACTTCCCGCCGGCTGACGCGGTCACGATTCCGGCCGGCAGCCGCGAGCGCGCCGTCGCGGACCTGCCCGGCGTCATCAAGGACATCATGGAACGCAGCCACGTGCCGGGCCTGGCCGTGGCGGTTGTCATCGACGGCAAGACGGTGCTGACGCAAGGCTACGGCACGCGCGAGGTGGGCAAACAAGCGCCGGTGGATGCCAACACCGTGTTCCAGATCGCGTCCATTTCCAAGTCGCTGTCGGCGACGGTGGCCGCCATCCAGATCACCCAGCGCAAGGCCACGTGGGACGACCCCGCGTCGCGTCATCTGCCCGGCCTTGCGCTCAGCAACGCCTATGTGTCCGAGCACGCCACCATCGGCGACTTCTTTGCGCACCGCACCGGGCTGCCTCCCACGGCGGGCGACGATCTGGAAGACCTGGGCTTTTCCCGCAACGACGTCATCGCGCGCCTGCGCCTTTTGCCGCTCACCCCGTTCCGCACGTCGTACCACTACGCCAACTTCAGCACCACGATCGGCGCCGAGGCCATCGCCCGCGCGGCGGGACGCCCGTGGGAGCAGCTGGCCGACGAACAGCTCTTCAAGCCGCTGGGCATGGCATCGACCAGTTACCGCTACGCCGACTTCGAATCGCACGCCAATCGCGCCTTGCTGCACGCGTACCAGAACGGCCGTTTCGTGCAGGCGGGCAAGCGCAACGCGGATGCGCAGGCGCCCGCGGGCGGCGTGTCCTCCACGGTAGTGGATCTGGCGCAGTGGCTGAAACTGCTGCTGGCGGATGGCCAACACCAGGGCAAGCCACTGGCCGCCCCCGGCGCGCTGCTGCCCGCGCTGTCGCCGCAGGCCTTCAGCGCCCCCGCGCCCGATCTGAAATCGCGTTCCGGCTTCTATGGCTATGGGTTCAACGTCAACACCGAAACCGGCGGACGCCCCGCGATGGGGCATTCCGGCGCCTTTCTGGTGGGCACGGGAACCACCTTCCGCATCGTGCCCTCCGCCGGCATCGGCATCGTCGTACTGACCAATGGCGCCCCGGTTGGCGCGGCGGAAGCCGTGGCGGCCACGTTCACCGACACGGCGCTGTACGGCAAGTCCACGCGCGACTGGTATGCGGCGTACAACGGCGCCATGAAGAAGCTGTTCGAACCGCAGGCGGATCTGACCGGAAAGCCCGATCCCGCCAAGCCCGCGGCGCCCAAGACGTTGTCGCAGTACACCGGCACGTTCGACAACCCCTACTACGGCCCCGCCCGGATCGAGGAAGCCTACGGCGCGCTGACGCTGGTGCTGGGACCCAAGGACATGCGCTTTCCCGTGCGTCACTGGGACGGCGACACATTCGCGTTTTCGCCCGCCGGCGAAGCCGAGATGATCGCGTCGCGGGCGTCCATTGTCTTCAAGATGGACAAGGGGCAGGCCCAGGGCTTTGACATCAAGTACTACAACGACAGCGGCCTGGGGCACTGGGTTCGGAAATAA
- a CDS encoding autotransporter outer membrane beta-barrel domain-containing protein, which yields MTHSASPFRLTQLAAAIAGVLLTGTASAQLTCPPGGNGTLTCSLSDQYWSPVIVTPPSGFNSPVPVMNVTSSSPISAGVTAYTSAGLSALAFGNPGNTSSLNGYSAAGLNVNNSGSVILSSSGPLFTNGNLYGILAQLRGGDAASSSNDENGGGGGNAGTTSVVTLTNTGTVDMTQLAAVTTPGGAALAALSEGGAGASTDDDHNPYGPGGQSAGAHINNSGAITATLMGTGRFAGIQAASNGGYGATQYNGGGNYGGGAGNVSIVNSGQVAVNWTWANGSSGSNAGLYGILAESHGGNGGDSATGGLGNGGAGGNASSAVVTLQGGSVTVNQTGTSPVTGAGVAAILLGGDAGNGLADEDYTSGGNAGNAGTITAGAPPSSASVQINNTGTSVTTTGSKLPALRLWAQGGAGGGQFNQGSYHDRNGGIGGIAGDASLSVTTAGTAVALSTNGDNSPGVQTLQQGGAGGVGAPYSGDALGFGSSNAGNGGSGGNVGSLTLQLSGTSAAPIGITTTGAQSHGIYSLLQGGLGAYGGELSGTLSGGQGGNGGAGGSTGATTMNLQGTRITTQGATAIGVLAQSLGQNGGAGGSSTLTVAIGSDGGNGGSTGNIGITTDAASSIVTQGANAAGIVAQTASGAGGVAGSTVAQLVSTPGVGGSGGVAGSITINNAASINTAGTQAIGVLAQSLAGGGGAGGDGSGIFFSEGGTGGSSGVAGTISVSNAGAIVTQGDVAMGVLAQSIGGSGGVGGSAAGVGVSLGGDPTSNPDQSNGSTVNFHGLASGSIITSGASALGVLAQSIGGGGGAGGASQGWFSLGGSGGQGGSGGTVIGNLQSFLIQTAGDNAHGYVGQSIGGGGGNAGNASSTGIAASIAIGQSGGGGGNGNAVVANLTNSSIVTQGSKAAGLIAQSVGGGGGVGGRAFGTAVGPAFTGAVAIGGQGGTGGNGGQVSAQLVGSSIKTAQVPQLTGVGCSPAPCAATNLLPVDAFGVVIQSIGGGGGLGGNATANAATIAIPVTPNGSQISIATAVSLGGKGGIAGDGQYTTFAASQGSQITTAGQGSHGVLIQSIGGGGGAGGDSSSLAASLGYGELEGTTSLSIDTSVSLGGSGGAAGNGGPVWTAVGGLINVANNAATFTADAASSPRSSITTYGDYANGITAQSIGGGGGNAGFGSTNTQNFGTGTNFSPSFALGGTGSSGGNGNAVGVQVMPSGLVQTWGSGAIGVLAQSIGGGGGASQGGSFTVAGATGNKGGSVSFKTGSNGGAGGQGGAVNVTVGGAIVTAGADAPGVQAQSIGGGGGQAGAAGSDASFDNPILGTLDARASASDVAKAIYNWTQGTKPTASLHFQASLSFGGEGGSGNTGGAVGLAMQPGALIQTTGDFSTGMFAQSVGGGGGKGGSAFATGTGWIDPKVLDLNTNITMGGSGGNGADGGAVTTSLDGGAISTQGFAAAGIYTQSVGGGGGHGASGSDGFVGTLALGIAGGGTGGGGGSGGAVTLNTSGASTQITTTGEAGFGAVLQSVGGGGGFAGAGTSARISVADDTIPAFQMEVSSGVNQSQGQGGAVTVNDASGLLITTSGNNAYGLVGQSVGGAGGMIINSQNQQRPQGIATSITGAQGYGAVSGGAVNITLSPQSRIQTSGTGAHGVIAQSVGAGGGIIGLPGTGAALVVDPSQSTMITAGFGAGGAVNVNANGTVAVSGPGAIGILAQSVNGAGGLVLTADGQSVYAGGGVAPYGNNLDSGTVDVTIGQGGVVSATGANGFGIFAQSANANTGATVTVAGQVSGGTATNGAGVWIDGNQAGTLVVDATGSVSGNGGAAIQATGATLGVTNNGTVAGSVNLNGGAMNNNGSYIAGAQFVGESLTNTALVALGGTEGASLGSARTRFTGTTLIGTLTQTATGVLRAGADFNVMDADMLTVNGPAQLDGGMMIAPRALMPNRELPVLTVDGPRTGTLTGVDSPVFDYETRQVGNTTRIHVAGANLNAGAMQLKRNQSGIATHLQRTWDQGGAAALSGLYAVLDTASRDGARAYQDRVSDLSPGVALAPAAQMQFGLARFSNAMMSCPTFAGSGSLTREQNCLWGEVTARRTNQDAANGSSSFTYDSQTYQFGGQREVAPDWYLGGSVAYQNTRVRGDDRRVSGSGDSGYAGIVLKRQAGPWTFSGSLGGGYGSYDLTRNLAIANFDNEATSSPNVYSFGARLRAARTFDQGSFYLKPYADLTASYSRMPGYSESGDALRLKVDSSDQFVLGLAPTLEIGGRVDLPQGAMMRPFAYAGVSFLSEDGWETTARLQGASPSAGKFTTRMPTENVIGRVGAGLQVASAGKVDFRLQYDGEFASRGSSHSGSLKLAVPF from the coding sequence ATGACTCACAGCGCCTCGCCCTTTCGACTCACTCAACTTGCCGCCGCGATCGCGGGGGTGCTGCTGACCGGCACCGCCTCGGCGCAACTGACGTGTCCGCCGGGGGGCAACGGCACCCTGACTTGCAGCTTGTCCGATCAGTACTGGAGCCCGGTGATCGTGACACCCCCCAGTGGGTTCAATTCGCCGGTGCCGGTCATGAACGTCACGTCGAGCTCCCCCATCAGCGCGGGCGTGACCGCGTACACGTCCGCGGGCCTGTCCGCGCTGGCCTTTGGCAATCCTGGCAACACGAGCAGCCTGAACGGCTATAGCGCGGCCGGACTGAACGTGAACAACAGCGGCAGTGTCATCCTGTCGTCCAGCGGCCCCCTCTTCACCAACGGCAACCTGTACGGCATATTGGCGCAGCTGCGCGGCGGCGACGCTGCCTCGTCCAGCAACGACGAGAACGGCGGCGGCGGCGGCAATGCCGGCACCACCTCGGTCGTCACGCTGACCAACACGGGGACGGTGGACATGACGCAGCTGGCTGCGGTCACGACCCCTGGCGGCGCCGCGCTGGCGGCCCTGAGCGAGGGCGGCGCGGGCGCAAGCACCGATGACGATCACAATCCCTATGGCCCCGGCGGGCAATCGGCCGGCGCGCACATCAACAACTCGGGCGCCATCACGGCCACTCTCATGGGCACGGGCCGGTTCGCAGGCATCCAGGCGGCCAGCAACGGCGGTTACGGCGCAACGCAGTACAACGGCGGCGGCAACTACGGCGGCGGCGCGGGTAATGTCTCGATCGTGAACAGCGGCCAGGTGGCCGTGAACTGGACCTGGGCAAACGGCAGTTCCGGCAGCAACGCCGGGCTCTACGGCATCCTGGCTGAATCGCACGGCGGCAACGGCGGCGATAGCGCCACGGGCGGTCTGGGCAACGGCGGGGCCGGCGGCAACGCGAGCAGCGCGGTCGTCACGCTGCAAGGCGGATCCGTCACGGTCAACCAGACCGGAACGTCCCCGGTCACCGGCGCGGGCGTCGCGGCCATTCTGCTGGGCGGGGACGCCGGCAACGGGCTTGCCGACGAAGACTACACAAGCGGCGGCAACGCGGGCAACGCGGGCACCATCACGGCGGGCGCACCGCCTTCGTCGGCGTCCGTGCAGATCAATAACACCGGCACCAGCGTCACCACCACCGGCAGCAAGTTGCCGGCGTTGCGGCTATGGGCGCAGGGCGGCGCGGGCGGGGGCCAATTCAATCAGGGCAGCTATCACGATCGTAATGGCGGCATCGGCGGCATTGCCGGCGACGCCAGCCTGTCGGTCACGACGGCCGGCACGGCGGTTGCCTTGTCGACCAATGGCGACAACTCCCCGGGTGTGCAGACGCTGCAGCAAGGTGGCGCGGGCGGCGTGGGCGCCCCGTACAGCGGAGACGCCCTGGGCTTTGGCAGCAGCAATGCGGGCAATGGCGGGTCGGGCGGCAACGTGGGGAGCCTGACGCTGCAACTGAGCGGCACCAGCGCCGCGCCCATCGGCATCACCACGACCGGCGCGCAATCGCACGGCATCTACAGCCTGTTGCAAGGCGGGCTGGGCGCGTACGGCGGTGAGTTATCCGGCACGCTTTCCGGCGGCCAGGGCGGCAACGGCGGCGCCGGCGGTTCGACCGGCGCCACGACAATGAATCTGCAAGGCACACGCATTACCACGCAGGGCGCCACGGCCATCGGCGTCCTGGCGCAAAGCCTGGGCCAGAATGGCGGCGCAGGCGGCAGCAGCACCCTGACGGTGGCAATCGGGTCCGACGGCGGCAATGGCGGCTCAACCGGCAACATCGGCATCACGACGGACGCGGCCTCCTCCATCGTCACGCAGGGCGCGAACGCGGCCGGCATCGTCGCGCAGACGGCAAGCGGCGCCGGCGGCGTTGCCGGCTCGACCGTCGCCCAGTTGGTGAGCACGCCGGGCGTCGGCGGCTCGGGCGGCGTTGCCGGCTCCATCACCATCAACAACGCGGCAAGCATCAACACCGCTGGCACGCAGGCCATCGGCGTGCTCGCGCAATCGCTGGCCGGTGGCGGCGGCGCGGGCGGCGACGGCTCGGGCATCTTCTTCAGCGAGGGCGGCACCGGCGGGTCCAGCGGCGTCGCGGGCACGATATCCGTCTCCAACGCCGGCGCGATCGTCACGCAGGGCGACGTGGCGATGGGCGTTTTGGCGCAGTCCATCGGCGGCAGCGGCGGCGTGGGCGGCAGCGCGGCCGGCGTCGGCGTGTCGCTGGGCGGCGATCCGACCTCGAACCCCGATCAATCCAATGGCAGTACGGTCAACTTCCACGGCCTCGCGTCGGGATCGATCATCACCAGCGGCGCTTCGGCCTTGGGCGTGCTGGCGCAATCCATCGGTGGCGGCGGCGGCGCGGGCGGGGCCTCGCAGGGCTGGTTCAGCCTGGGCGGCAGCGGCGGCCAGGGCGGCTCCGGCGGCACGGTGATCGGCAACCTGCAGAGCTTTCTCATCCAGACCGCGGGCGACAATGCCCACGGCTATGTCGGCCAATCCATCGGCGGCGGCGGCGGCAATGCCGGCAATGCCAGCAGCACCGGCATCGCCGCCTCGATCGCCATCGGACAGTCCGGCGGCGGCGGGGGCAACGGCAACGCGGTCGTCGCCAACCTGACCAATTCCAGCATCGTCACGCAAGGATCCAAGGCGGCGGGCCTGATCGCCCAATCCGTGGGCGGCGGCGGCGGGGTCGGCGGCCGCGCCTTTGGCACCGCGGTCGGTCCGGCGTTCACCGGCGCCGTCGCGATCGGCGGACAGGGCGGGACGGGCGGCAACGGCGGCCAGGTCAGCGCGCAACTGGTCGGCAGCAGCATCAAGACCGCGCAAGTGCCGCAGTTGACCGGCGTGGGATGCTCTCCCGCGCCCTGCGCCGCCACCAACCTTTTGCCGGTGGACGCCTTCGGCGTGGTCATCCAGAGCATTGGCGGCGGCGGCGGACTGGGCGGCAACGCCACGGCCAACGCCGCAACCATCGCCATCCCGGTCACGCCCAATGGCTCCCAGATCTCCATCGCGACCGCCGTGTCGCTGGGCGGCAAGGGCGGCATCGCCGGGGACGGCCAATACACCACGTTCGCCGCGTCGCAAGGCTCACAGATCACCACCGCCGGCCAGGGATCGCACGGCGTGCTGATCCAGAGCATCGGCGGCGGCGGCGGCGCGGGCGGCGACTCGTCGTCGCTGGCCGCCTCGCTGGGCTACGGCGAACTTGAAGGCACGACGTCGCTGTCCATCGATACGTCGGTCTCATTGGGCGGAAGCGGCGGCGCGGCCGGCAACGGCGGCCCCGTCTGGACGGCGGTCGGCGGCTTGATCAACGTCGCCAACAACGCGGCCACCTTCACGGCCGATGCCGCGTCCAGCCCGCGCAGCAGCATCACGACGTACGGCGATTACGCCAACGGCATCACTGCGCAGTCCATTGGCGGCGGCGGCGGCAATGCCGGATTCGGCAGCACCAACACACAAAACTTCGGCACCGGCACCAACTTCTCGCCGTCGTTCGCGCTGGGCGGCACGGGCTCGAGCGGCGGTAACGGCAACGCCGTGGGCGTGCAGGTCATGCCGTCCGGCCTGGTGCAGACCTGGGGCTCGGGCGCCATCGGCGTGCTCGCGCAAAGCATCGGCGGCGGCGGCGGCGCCTCGCAGGGCGGCTCGTTCACCGTCGCGGGCGCCACCGGCAACAAGGGCGGCAGCGTGTCGTTCAAGACGGGCAGCAACGGCGGTGCGGGCGGCCAAGGCGGCGCGGTCAATGTGACCGTCGGCGGCGCCATCGTCACTGCGGGCGCCGATGCGCCGGGCGTGCAGGCGCAGTCCATCGGCGGCGGCGGCGGCCAGGCGGGCGCAGCCGGGTCCGACGCGTCTTTCGACAATCCCATCCTCGGCACGCTGGACGCGCGCGCGTCCGCAAGCGACGTCGCCAAGGCCATCTACAACTGGACGCAGGGCACAAAGCCCACCGCGTCGCTGCATTTCCAGGCGAGCCTGTCGTTTGGCGGCGAAGGCGGTTCTGGCAACACCGGCGGCGCCGTGGGGCTTGCCATGCAGCCCGGCGCGCTGATCCAGACCACGGGCGACTTTTCCACCGGCATGTTCGCGCAAAGCGTGGGCGGCGGCGGCGGCAAGGGCGGATCGGCATTCGCGACCGGCACGGGGTGGATCGACCCGAAGGTCCTGGACCTGAACACCAACATCACGATGGGTGGGTCCGGCGGCAACGGCGCCGATGGCGGCGCCGTCACCACGTCGCTGGACGGTGGCGCCATCTCGACACAAGGCTTTGCCGCGGCCGGCATCTACACGCAAAGCGTGGGCGGTGGCGGCGGCCACGGCGCAAGCGGGTCCGACGGCTTCGTCGGCACGCTGGCGCTGGGCATTGCGGGCGGCGGCACCGGCGGCGGCGGCGGTTCGGGCGGCGCGGTCACCCTGAACACGAGCGGCGCGTCCACACAGATCACCACGACCGGCGAGGCCGGCTTCGGGGCCGTGCTGCAGTCGGTCGGCGGCGGCGGCGGCTTTGCGGGCGCGGGCACCAGCGCAAGAATCAGCGTGGCGGACGACACCATCCCCGCCTTCCAGATGGAAGTCAGCAGCGGCGTCAACCAGAGCCAGGGCCAGGGCGGCGCCGTCACGGTCAACGACGCGAGCGGTCTGCTGATCACGACCTCGGGCAACAACGCTTACGGCCTGGTCGGCCAGAGCGTGGGCGGCGCGGGCGGCATGATCATCAACTCGCAGAATCAGCAGCGTCCGCAGGGCATCGCGACGTCGATCACGGGCGCGCAGGGCTACGGCGCCGTGTCGGGCGGCGCGGTGAACATCACCCTCTCACCCCAAAGCCGCATCCAGACCAGCGGCACCGGCGCGCACGGCGTGATCGCACAGTCGGTGGGCGCAGGCGGCGGCATCATCGGACTGCCCGGCACCGGCGCAGCGCTGGTCGTGGACCCCAGCCAATCGACCATGATCACGGCGGGCTTCGGCGCCGGCGGCGCGGTCAACGTCAACGCCAACGGCACGGTGGCCGTCAGCGGCCCGGGCGCCATCGGCATTCTGGCGCAAAGCGTGAACGGCGCGGGCGGCCTGGTGCTGACCGCGGACGGCCAATCGGTCTACGCGGGCGGCGGCGTCGCCCCCTACGGCAACAACCTCGACAGCGGCACGGTCGACGTCACGATCGGCCAAGGCGGCGTCGTCTCGGCAACGGGCGCCAACGGCTTCGGCATCTTTGCGCAAAGCGCCAACGCCAACACCGGCGCGACCGTCACGGTGGCCGGCCAGGTCAGCGGCGGCACCGCCACCAACGGCGCGGGCGTCTGGATCGACGGTAACCAGGCAGGCACGTTGGTGGTCGACGCGACCGGCTCGGTGTCCGGCAATGGCGGCGCCGCCATCCAGGCAACCGGCGCCACGCTGGGCGTGACCAACAACGGCACGGTGGCCGGCTCCGTCAACCTGAACGGCGGCGCCATGAACAACAACGGCAGCTACATCGCCGGCGCGCAGTTCGTGGGCGAATCGCTGACCAACACCGCGCTGGTTGCGCTGGGCGGCACGGAGGGCGCGTCGCTGGGCAGCGCCCGCACGCGCTTTACCGGCACCACGCTGATCGGCACGCTGACGCAGACCGCCACCGGCGTGCTGCGGGCCGGCGCCGATTTCAACGTGATGGACGCGGACATGCTGACCGTCAATGGTCCCGCGCAACTGGACGGCGGCATGATGATCGCCCCACGCGCCCTCATGCCCAACCGCGAACTGCCCGTCCTGACCGTCGACGGCCCGCGCACGGGCACGCTGACCGGCGTGGACTCGCCCGTCTTCGACTACGAAACCCGGCAGGTCGGCAACACCACGCGCATCCACGTCGCGGGCGCCAATCTGAACGCCGGCGCGATGCAGCTCAAGCGCAACCAGTCCGGCATCGCCACGCACCTGCAACGCACGTGGGACCAGGGCGGCGCGGCCGCGCTGTCCGGCCTGTACGCCGTCCTGGATACCGCGTCCCGCGACGGCGCGCGCGCCTATCAGGATCGGGTTTCGGACCTGTCTCCGGGCGTGGCGCTGGCGCCTGCCGCGCAAATGCAGTTCGGCCTGGCGCGCTTTTCCAACGCCATGATGTCCTGCCCCACCTTCGCCGGCAGCGGTTCGCTGACCCGCGAGCAGAACTGCCTGTGGGGCGAAGTCACCGCCCGCCGCACCAACCAGGACGCGGCAAACGGCTCGTCGAGCTTCACTTACGACAGCCAGACCTACCAATTCGGCGGCCAACGTGAAGTCGCTCCCGACTGGTATCTGGGCGGCTCGGTGGCCTACCAGAACACCCGGGTCCGCGGCGACGACCGCCGCGTCAGCGGCTCGGGCGATTCGGGCTACGCGGGCATCGTGCTCAAACGGCAGGCCGGCCCGTGGACGTTCTCGGGCTCGCTGGGCGGCGGCTATGGCTCGTATGACCTGACCCGCAACCTTGCCATCGCCAACTTCGACAACGAGGCCACGAGCTCCCCCAATGTCTACAGCTTCGGCGCCCGCCTGCGCGCGGCCCGCACGTTTGACCAGGGCAGCTTCTACCTCAAGCCGTACGCCGACTTGACCGCCAGCTACTCGCGCATGCCCGGCTACAGCGAATCGGGCGATGCATTGCGCCTGAAGGTGGACAGCAGCGACCAATTCGTCCTGGGCCTGGCGCCCACCCTGGAAATCGGCGGCCGCGTCGATTTGCCGCAGGGCGCGATGATGCGGCCGTTCGCCTACGCGGGCGTCTCGTTCCTGTCGGAAGACGGCTGGGAGACCACCGCCCGCCTGCAAGGCGCGTCGCCCAGCGCCGGCAAGTTCACCACCCGCATGCCCACCGAAAACGTCATCGGCCGCGTCGGGGCGGGCTTGCAGGTGGCCAGCGCCGGCAAGGTGGACTTCCGCCTTCAGTACGACGGCGAGTTCGCGTCGCGCGGCTCCAGCCATTCGGGGTCCTTGAAGCTGGCGGTGCCGTTTTAG
- a CDS encoding sensor domain-containing diguanylate cyclase: MADDSTLLNDNAVYRTLLESTKAIPWKIDWATMKFAYIGPQIEALLGWRADSWVTVEDWAMRMHPEDREYVVNFCVSQSQAGVDHEADYRALTKDNGYVWIRDVVHVVRTESGEPEALIGFMFDITERKKTEEKLLSLQKELEVLSFKDGLTNIANRRRFDSSFELEWERARSERQPLSVLLFDVDFFKQYNDLYGHTQGDKCLIEIAETLSLALDGPRDLVARYGGEEFVVLLPEADAEVARKVAERCQRQLQKKAIVHALSPHGRRVTVSAGAGTVIPEGNVTPADFIKAVDEQLYLAKNNGRNRIEHVQLGP, translated from the coding sequence ATGGCCGACGACAGTACGCTTCTCAACGACAACGCGGTGTATAGGACTTTGCTGGAATCGACCAAGGCGATTCCCTGGAAGATCGACTGGGCCACGATGAAGTTCGCCTACATCGGCCCCCAGATCGAGGCGCTGCTGGGCTGGCGCGCCGATAGCTGGGTCACCGTCGAGGACTGGGCCATGCGCATGCATCCCGAGGACCGCGAGTACGTGGTGAACTTCTGCGTCTCGCAATCCCAGGCCGGCGTCGACCACGAAGCGGACTACCGCGCACTGACCAAGGACAACGGCTACGTGTGGATCCGCGACGTGGTGCACGTCGTGCGCACGGAAAGCGGCGAACCCGAGGCCCTGATCGGCTTCATGTTCGACATCACCGAACGCAAGAAGACCGAAGAAAAGCTGCTCAGCCTGCAAAAGGAACTTGAGGTGCTGTCCTTCAAGGACGGCCTGACCAACATCGCCAACCGCCGCCGCTTCGACAGCAGTTTCGAACTGGAATGGGAGCGCGCCCGCAGCGAGCGCCAGCCCCTGTCGGTCTTGCTCTTCGACGTCGACTTCTTCAAGCAGTACAACGACCTGTACGGCCACACCCAGGGCGACAAGTGCCTGATCGAGATCGCCGAGACGCTGAGCCTGGCGCTGGATGGTCCGCGCGATCTGGTTGCCCGCTACGGCGGCGAAGAGTTCGTCGTGCTGCTGCCCGAAGCCGATGCCGAGGTGGCGCGGAAGGTGGCTGAACGCTGCCAGCGCCAGCTCCAGAAAAAAGCCATCGTGCATGCCCTGTCGCCACACGGCAGACGCGTCACGGTCAGCGCCGGTGCGGGCACGGTGATTCCGGAAGGCAATGTCACGCCTGCGGACTTCATCAAGGCGGTGGACGAGCAGTTGTATCTGGCCAAGAACAACGGCCGCAACCGCATAGAACACGTGCAGCTGGGGCCGTAG